Within the Debaryomyces hansenii CBS767 chromosome E complete sequence genome, the region GCTTCTACGATCGATGCACGTCTTCTTTTGAGTTTAGAGGGGACGTTTTTAATGGGagaatcaatatttggaatCGGTAAATGGGACAGTGAAAATTTACGATCATGTACAGGCTTTTTCACGCTTGCATACTTGGTGGCCAGATTATTTCTCCAAGAACCGGTATCTTGGTGGTTTGATAAAGAGTATCttcttttattgaattcattattggACTTGCTGGTATGGTTGTAGGAGGAATTATTTGGTACGGTAACGTTCTCTGGGtgtattaattgattttgtaGAATGGATTTGTTACGAAATGCACCCAACGGTACTTGTTTCTTTTGATTATTAAAATCTCTCCATATTTTGGCATCATTctcgtcatcatcatctagTTCACTGACATTTAAGAGTTCATCTAGACCCAATGCCAGGTCATCTGTTGTTGTATTTGTATGTAGTGGAGCGATACCTTTTCGAGAAAGCAGTCTAGGTTCCATTTGCTTATTGTTAGAGTTATTGACAGTGGCATTATTGCCCAAAGATCTAGTTGATAAACCGTCAATAATTCCAAAAGGTTTGCTGTCAATCGCAGCCCAAGTACCTAATACCGGAGGTCTATAGTCAGCTGTCTTTGAAGATAACACTTCTTTTGCCATTTTCGATCCAGATTTCTTGTCTGTAGAAGGTGGAAGACTCAAGTCTACGTCAGTAGATTCGCCACTTTCATATCCATTATCCGATGgtatataatgatttttaTCAAGTGCCATCAGCTTACTTTTGCGGCGCATAAGCTTCTTAGAACGGTTCTCCTTTTccatatttttgaaaagtttcTCCATTATTACTTTTTCTTCAGAATCATCATACCTATAAttctcttcatcttcaccaCTCAGTGAGCTATTATCAGAACTAAAAAAATAGTTCCACAAATAGGAATCGTCTTCCTCGTCACTATTGCCAATTCCATTGGTTCTCTTCCTTGACTTTGGTCTCTTTTTCTTATGCTGCAAATGTTTTCTACTATCATGGTCATTTACTTTAAACTCTTCATAGACATCAtaatcatcttcttcatctttatcgAATAACGGAGCGTCAAAGTcaataaaatcatcatattcgtcttcgtcatcttcgtcatcctcatcatcttcatctgaCTTACTATCGGCACTACTAGCGTATTGAATCACATCCTTATTCTGATTTGCATTCATTACATTAAACGAATCGATCAAGTTATCCCTGTCCGAGGGGTCATTATAATCAAAGCTTCCGACATTCACAGAATCATCCTCATCAAAACCATTATTctcaaattcattaacaagaaacttttcttcttccttcaaAAACGgatcattttcttcttcatcaccGTATGATCCAATAGAATTGTTTCTTGTATGTGTCGTTGTATTATTAGGAGCGGAAAACTGATCCATATCATTATCTGCTTGCAAAGTAGCTAgcaattcattatcatcaatttcataatCTTCATCAGAATTTAGTTCAGTATCATTGATCCTCGGAACCTGGGGTAGTTGTGTATTAAAATCGAAGTCGAATTCAAAATTGTGATTAGTGGCAATGTCATtattatcgttatcattaGATGCATATTGTTTCTTAATAGGTGCAGCATAACTTACCTCCTCACCGATATCCTCCTCCTTGTCTCCACCGCTTGATGCCTGGACTTTTTCAATCCCTTCTAGTTCATCctcttcgtcttcttcatcaattatGGCGTTATCAAACTTATtataatcatcaaattcgaatttgaaattgatatcTGGCAATGCTACATCAGATTTCCTCCTACCAAACTTTGGTTTTGACATCGAACTACTACGTCTTCTATTTCTGTTCATCTTTTTCTCCGGTATAGGCTCCGATATTTCTGAATCTGAATCATCTTGGTAGTGATCTTCTTGTTGATTCGATAACCCTTTCATAGCTCTAACTGCTTTCATCGATTTAGCCTTTCTCTCCGCTTGTAATTTTACGAAGTCAACGTCAGAGtcatcagaagaagaataatcgtgttcttcttcgtctgaTTCTGATTCCGAATCATCTGAATCTGACTGAGCCTGTTTCTGGTGGTTCATCATGGAGTATAACCCACCTAGTCCAACTTTTTCCTCGTCAGATGAAGATTCTGATTTTTCTGAAATAGcatcttcattcaattgGTTATCCCATTGATTCCAATTAACGGTCTTCTTTGGTGTTCTCTTCTTGGcaacattatttgattttttgGCTGATCTTGTTGGCTTGTATGTATTCTTGTTAGTCTGTTTACTCTTCTTAGGGGACTTCCTCGTTGGTTTATAGaactcttcattatcagcACTCTCAAAGAATACAGAACCCTTTCTTGACGCCTCGGCCTCATCGTTATCTGTTACCGCAgttaaagaagaatctGAATCGGAACCTGAATTGTAATTGTTAGTTTCATAATAGTTATAGTTTCCCCCATTCTCTGATTCAGAATTCGAGCCTGATGAGCTTGTATCGGCTATACTAAAACGTCGTTGGGGAGGTTTAACGAAATTTTTCTTATATgctttaattttctttccaCCAACTTTGGGTGGAACATCTTTATTGTACAGTTCTTGGGGGCGTGAGCTGCCCCTCGAGTTAGCCCCCGCTTTTTTGGGACTTTTAGCCATATCTagtattgattatttgtattgttgttgttatCTCTATCCTCAATAAAAATTACTTTAAGTTAAACAGTGATTTGACTATGCTTCGAATCaggaaattttgaaataaatgaataagCTTTGAAGTTTGAATGATACATAATATAGAACACTTGGTTGATACTCGATTAATATCTCAATGGAATCAGAAACAATCTTAGTATGTTTCgttattttatatttttgataaccCACGAGAAACTCAACACCGAATAAGTTTTACAAAATGAAGTAActaatattcaaatgtaACGGTTGTTAgttaatatatatagcTAATTAAGTTTCAATTTAACTATGCTATACGGAGTAAAAGgttattttgataagttAACTTTGATAGATGAGAAATTTTGAGATGAGCTGTGAAAATTTCAGCCACAATAGTCAATCACCATACAAGGTTGAACTACACATTTATATTAGACATTTTACAACAGCAAAGAACTATTTATGTTACCGGAATGTGAAGTTTATTAAATACTAGTATATAAAAATGtaagaattataaaaaaatgATTCCCCTAAAACTCATTTCTTATCAGCTTCTGAGCTAGCAGTTAATCTTGCACTTAACTCAATTTGTTCCTTGACAGCTTTAGTCAAATATTCGATCATAATAACATCTTGATTGTGGGCACGGAAATGGTATTCCAATTCCTTTAAGTCAGTCAAGTATTGAGGTTTGTTTAATAAAGTATTACTTAACAATCTTAATAAATCGATATCACTATCTGAATTAGATGTGGATTCGATATAGGCCAATAATTTGTCAATTGTTTCACCAACAGAGCTTAATTGGTTGGATAAATGAGATAACGTTCTTGAATTTGCTGAGACTGAAATTGGTTCGttgttttgttgattttcGGATAAATGATTAATAACAAGCTTTTCACTGATGGTACTATTTATAACTTTATTTGGAACTGGAGTAAAAATATAAGAGCTGGTAGTATTAGCCGTGTTCCAGCCAATCTTTGGTGTATTAGAACTCAATTTACCAATAGCTGCGCCGATGTAAGTAGAAATCTTAGGGAAGGTTATTTCTTGGTTTTCACCCAAGTATTCAACATTTAAGTAGATCGCTGGGAACGGATAAGCACGATCGGTACCTTTAGAATAAAAGTCATGAATTAATCCAGTATTTGCATCTATCTTGTTAGCACTATCGAACCATCCTAAAACATGTTCTTTAGGGTGAGCTTTCTTATATAATTGGTAAAGGGCTTTATGAGCATGATCGTCAATAGCTATTGAATCACCTGTTTCAGTGCATGGGACCATAAAAGCATCTCTGACATCAAATTCACTTCCATCATCTGATCTAAATCCCAATAATGTACCAATAATTCTCTTATTCGATGAAAGAACTTGCTTGGAAACGATCTctaaaatttgaaaacacGCAGATGTATCAATTCTGATATTACAAGGTCCAGTAGTCGAAGATGCAGCTGGTGCAGCAACGCTTGGTCTAACCAAGTGCATAAAAGATGTTTCTTCAGACATATTTGCTGTTTTAACGTATGTTATGTGCTATTGAagttttttcattattgacTGAAGATTGATGAACgaattttatttgaaaaaattgccAGTTGGTTATATGCAGTATCTGTGTTGCAGGCTGATTCGTTGATGCTATCGATGAATGAATATCTCTAGacgtatatatatatatcagTACATGTCTACGAGTGTTTTAGAAAGAAATAATGACAACTGTGGATAATAActaatttgatttaatgttatttttgaatttctgGATTTTCTCCCGACTAGGAGAAACTTGGTTAGATGGGCGACTTATAATCgtattgtatttttttctCTATCAGATATAAGAATAAGTTCACTATCTCTAATATAGCATCTTATTTGCCtaaatttcattgaagCCATAGTCTAGCTACTGTTCATGAAACTATCACGTTGATAATACTTAACTACTGTTTTAAATTTATGTGTGTCGCACGATTCCTATTTAGTGGTTATAAAATACATCACTGGTATCTATATTAGTCGCTACTGGAGGACAAAATGCTGAAAGAGAATCTCGAACCTAATAAAAAGAATGGAGGGCAAATAAGAGAGCATTATACGGTTCCTGATGATAATACGTGGTTATTTCTGGAGGATTCGTTTATTAAGTATTCTCCAAGTCGGAAACAATTAACGGTAACGCAAGAGTTAAAGACTAGAGAAAGTTTGCATGATTTTGTTATTCGACTAGGTTCTGGGCTTAAATTGGATAGTAGGACAATATTGGCAGCCACggtttatataaatagatTTTACATGAGAATGCCAATAACCACTTCTAAATACTATGTCGCTTGTGCTGCGATAGCAATATCTTGCAAATTAAATGACAATTACAGACCACCAGATAAGATTGCAATGGCAGGATGCGTGAT harbors:
- a CDS encoding DEHA2E18040p (weakly similar to uniprot|Q9P748 Neurospora crassa 1A9 Related to translation initiation factor 3); the protein is MSEETSFMHLVRPSVAAPAASSTTGPCNIRIDTSACFQILEIVSKQVLSSNKRIIGTLLGFRSDDGSEFDVRDAFMVPCTETGDSIAIDDHAHKALYQLYKKAHPKEHVLGWFDSANKIDANTGLIHDFYSKGTDRAYPFPAIYLNVEYLGENQEITFPKISTYIGAAIGKLSSNTPKIGWNTANTTSSYIFTPVPNKVINSTISEKLVINHLSENQQNNEPISVSANSRTLSHLSNQLSSVGETIDKLLAYIESTSNSDSDIDLLRLLSNTLLNKPQYLTDLKELEYHFRAHNQDVIMIEYLTKAVKEQIELSARLTASSEADKK
- a CDS encoding DEHA2E18018p (weakly similar to uniprot|P39520 Saccharomyces cerevisiae YLR223C), whose protein sequence is MAKSPKKAGANSRGSSRPQESYNKDVPPKVGGKKIKAYKKNFVKPPQRRFSIADTSSSGSNSESENGGNYNYYETNNYNSGSDSDSSLTAVTDNDEAEASRKGSVFFESADNEEFYKPTRKSPKKSKQTNKNTYKPTRSAKKSNNVAKKRTPKKTVNWNQWDNQLNEDAISEKSESSSDEEKVGLGGLYSMMNHQKQAQSDSDDSESESDEEEHDYSSSDDSDVDFVKLQAERKAKSMKAVRAMKGLSNQQEDHYQDDSDSEISEPIPEKKMNRNRRRSSSMSKPKFGRRKSDVALPDINFKFEFDDYNKFDNAIIDEEDEEDELEGIEKVQASSGGDKEEDIGEEVSYAAPIKKQYASNDNDNNDIATNHNFEFDFDFNTQLPQVPRINDTELNSDEDYEIDDNELLATLQADNDMDQFSAPNNTTTHTRNNSIGSYGDEEENDPFLKEEEKFLVNEFENNGFDEDDSVNVGSFDYNDPSDRDNLIDSFNVMNANQNKDVIQYASSADSKSDEDDEDDEDDEDEYDDFIDFDAPLFDKDEEDDYDVYEEFKVNDHDSRKHLQHKKKRPKSRKRTNGIGNSDEEDDSYLWNYFFSSDNSSSSGEDEENYRYDDSEEKVIMEKLFKNMEKENRSKKLMRRKSKSMALDKNHYIPSDNGYESGESTDVDLSLPPSTDKKSGSKMAKEVLSSKTADYRPPVLGTWAAIDSKPFGIIDGLSTRSLGNNATVNNSNNKQMEPRSLSRKGIAPLHTNTTTDDSALGLDELLNVSELDDDDENDAKIWRDFNNQKKQVPLGAFRNKSILQNQLIHPENVTVPNNSSYNHTSKSNNEFNKRRYSLSNHQDTGSWRNNSATKYASVKKPVHDRKFSSSHLPIPNIDSPIKNVPSKLKRRRASIVEAVSEGLRPTKSGLFNEDALADVEEILGEDTDLMGLIKGL